Proteins from one Gimesia maris genomic window:
- a CDS encoding Sec-independent protein translocase subunit TatA/TatB, with protein MFQTITHITPVPAFLGMPGGYEMIIVGIIALLLFGKRLPEVARSLGKGIVEFKKGVSGIEDEVNQASYSHSQPETPRPTPSERSDEFTAPKFEVPSSEPKSEEKSEQA; from the coding sequence ATGTTTCAGACAATCACACACATCACACCTGTTCCCGCTTTTCTGGGAATGCCCGGCGGTTATGAAATGATCATCGTCGGCATCATTGCTCTGCTGCTGTTTGGTAAGCGTTTACCGGAAGTCGCACGCAGCCTGGGCAAAGGCATTGTCGAATTCAAAAAGGGCGTCAGTGGCATCGAAGACGAAGTGAACCAGGCATCCTATTCACATTCACAGCCTGAAACACCACGTCCCACACCATCGGAACGATCTGATGAATTCACGGCTCCCAAGTTTGAAGTTCCCAGCTCTGAACCCAAGTCGGAAGAAAAATCGGAACAGGCCTGA
- a CDS encoding Sec-independent protein translocase subunit TatA/TatB: MFGFPGWIEITIILVIILLLFGKRLPGVMNSLGRSIVEFKKGSQEGADDEGDSSRIQSQDSKQDNPPN; encoded by the coding sequence ATGTTTGGCTTTCCAGGCTGGATTGAAATCACCATCATTTTAGTAATTATTCTGCTTCTGTTTGGTAAGCGTTTACCTGGAGTGATGAATTCACTGGGTAGAAGTATCGTCGAATTCAAGAAGGGCTCTCAGGAAGGAGCCGATGACGAAGGGGATTCATCCCGTATTCAGTCGCAAGACTCAAAACAGGACAACCCGCCAAACTGA